The Trichoderma asperellum chromosome 6, complete sequence region CACGTGCTGGATTTATTAATAGGTAGCGCGCGCTGTTGCTTCAGAGGCTTGCGCTTTAATGTGTATGAACAGAATATGAAAGATaggtttttttctcctttattattttggATTGCAAGTTGTCAAACAGATCTATTCTAGCCGGTATCCCGTGTCCCCTTCTGTTTATCTATTatgtttcttcctctcccgtTGATGCTATTGAGTATCACTTTGTTACTTACGCTTCAGGCCAGTTACCAGTGATGGTGATGCAGCCTCCATTCGAACTCTGACCAATGCCGTCCTCGCTCAGAAACGCTGCGTATCTGGCCACATGATTGATGGGTACATTGATCGTCTTGGGATGCGCTTCCTTGATGGCCATGAGTCCCTCTTTATGCATGCCCGACGAAAACGCATCAGTAATCCTCGTCTCATTCATGCCACCGGGCTGCAGCGCAACCGAGTACACGCCCCGGGGGCCATAATAGCCCGCTGTGTGCTTCGTCATGGCAACGAGGCCATGCTTGGAGACGGTGTAGGCCACTCCGGCAGTCAGGCCCGAGAAGGACGCCGTGGAACCGATGTTGATGACGAGACTGCCTTGCTCGCCGCCTCCACGTTCCTCTGCGCGAGCCAGCAGATGCGGCATGGCGTGCTTGGTGACGAAGTAAGCACCTGTGAGGTTTACGTTGAGGATGGAATCCCACATCCCTGTGTCGCAGTCGCCAACGGGGGCGAACTTGTCCATGATTCCCGCGTTGTTGACAACGACGTCGATGTGGTGGAAGCGCTGGACGGTCTGCTCTACGAGCGACTGGACGGATTTCTCGTCCGTAACGTCGACTTGCACCGCGAGGAGGCGTTCTGGGGAGAAGCTGGCTGAGAGCTCTGATGAGGCGGTGGCGAGGCGCTCCTTGTTGACGTCGCAGATTGTGACGCTGGCGCCGCGGGAGAGGAAGGTTTCGGCGATGCAGCGGCCGAGACCGCTGGCGGAGCcggtgacgatgacgactttGGAGGAGAGGGGCATGGTTGtgagatggagatgcttTTAGGTGTGAGTGGTAGATGAtatgttaaaaaaagagaagagcccggtttgtttatataatatGTATATTATgtgatgtatgtatgtgtgtgtggttatatgaagagagagagatatcaAAGAAG contains the following coding sequences:
- a CDS encoding uncharacterized protein (EggNog:ENOG41) gives rise to the protein MPLSSKVVIVTGSASGLGRCIAETFLSRGASVTICDVNKERLATASSELSASFSPERLLAVQVDVTDEKSVQSLVEQTVQRFHHIDVVVNNAGIMDKFAPVGDCDTGMWDSILNVNLTGAYFVTKHAMPHLLARAEERGGGEQGSLVINIGSTASFSGLTAGVAYTVSKHGLVAMTKHTAGYYGPRGVYSVALQPGGMNETRITDAFSSGMHKEGLMAIKEAHPKTINVPINHVARYAAFLSEDGIGQSSNGGCITITGNWPEA